A section of the Candidatus Dormiibacterota bacterium genome encodes:
- a CDS encoding DUF87 domain-containing protein produces MALFDKKGGDPAALAEAARLKEQQEAEAAYRQGIVSLRDLIAPPSVEITGDHVRIGARFARTLYVYGFPRQVFTGWLSPIINLDEIMDMSIYIYPVESQVVLNNLRRKVGQLEASMTINAEKGRVRDPGLEAAITDAEELRDKLQVGEERFFRLGLYLTIYADSLENLKQVQRKVEGIFGQSLVYTKPATMQMEQGFNSTLPLAQDQLQISRNMNTGALSTTFPFTSADLSRNEGVLYGINRHNNGLVLFDRFSLENANMVVFAKSGAGKSFAVKLEALRSLMFGTEILIIDPENEYQALCEAVGGSYLRLSLASQNRLNPFDLPRVLDAEEADNALRANIIQLHGLLRLMMGANQVPLTPAEDADLDVAIINTYAKAGITNDPLTHGATPPTMNDLYKALSAMSGNGPALAQRLRKYTTGTFAGIFSEQSNVDLYNKFVVFNIRDLEEELRPVGMYIVLNFIWNKVKSDRRKRILIIDEGWQLMKHDDSANFMFSIAKRARKYFLGLTTISQDVDDFLSSRMGRAVVANSSLQLLLKQAPSSIDIVGETFKLTSEEKARLTQFPVGEGLFFAGLNHVIIRILASQTETQLITTNPQQLAAQKLAQGAQPESAAPTPAPIPEPPTTAQAIEAPPLTGE; encoded by the coding sequence ATGGCCTTGTTTGATAAAAAAGGAGGCGATCCGGCTGCGCTAGCAGAAGCTGCCCGGCTGAAAGAGCAGCAAGAGGCCGAGGCGGCTTACCGCCAAGGCATAGTCAGCCTGCGCGATCTCATTGCCCCGCCATCGGTTGAAATTACTGGTGATCACGTGCGCATCGGCGCCCGCTTTGCGCGCACTCTGTACGTTTACGGCTTCCCCCGCCAGGTGTTTACCGGCTGGCTGTCGCCGATCATCAATCTCGATGAAATTATGGATATGAGTATCTATATTTACCCTGTAGAAAGCCAGGTGGTGCTGAACAATCTGCGGCGCAAGGTAGGCCAGCTTGAAGCCAGTATGACTATTAATGCTGAAAAGGGCCGGGTGCGTGACCCAGGGCTAGAGGCCGCCATCACAGACGCGGAGGAGCTGCGCGATAAACTGCAGGTGGGTGAAGAGCGGTTCTTTAGACTTGGCCTGTATCTGACGATTTACGCCGACTCACTCGAAAACTTAAAGCAAGTCCAGCGCAAAGTCGAAGGCATATTCGGCCAATCACTGGTCTATACCAAGCCGGCCACCATGCAGATGGAGCAAGGCTTTAATTCCACCCTGCCGCTGGCCCAAGACCAGCTGCAGATCAGCCGCAATATGAATACCGGCGCGCTTTCTACCACCTTTCCCTTTACCTCAGCCGACCTAAGCCGTAACGAAGGCGTACTGTACGGCATTAATCGGCATAATAATGGCCTGGTGCTGTTCGATCGCTTCAGCCTGGAGAATGCCAATATGGTCGTATTCGCTAAATCCGGTGCCGGTAAATCGTTTGCCGTTAAGCTAGAGGCCCTGCGCAGTTTAATGTTCGGTACGGAGATTCTAATTATCGACCCAGAGAATGAATACCAGGCTTTGTGCGAAGCCGTCGGCGGCAGTTACCTGCGGCTAAGCCTAGCCTCTCAAAACCGGCTGAATCCTTTCGATCTCCCGCGTGTACTAGATGCCGAAGAGGCCGATAACGCACTAAGAGCCAATATCATCCAGCTACACGGCCTACTGCGGCTGATGATGGGCGCAAACCAAGTACCCCTAACTCCAGCTGAAGATGCCGACCTGGACGTGGCTATTATCAATACCTACGCTAAGGCCGGTATTACCAACGACCCGCTAACCCACGGCGCCACCCCGCCGACTATGAACGATCTCTATAAAGCGCTCTCTGCTATGAGCGGCAACGGCCCTGCACTAGCCCAACGGCTGCGCAAGTATACGACAGGTACCTTTGCCGGCATTTTCTCAGAGCAGTCGAATGTCGACCTGTACAACAAGTTCGTGGTCTTTAATATCCGCGATCTAGAGGAAGAGCTGCGGCCGGTGGGTATGTACATCGTGCTTAACTTTATTTGGAATAAGGTTAAATCCGACCGGCGTAAACGGATACTGATAATTGATGAGGGCTGGCAGCTGATGAAGCATGACGATTCGGCCAACTTTATGTTCTCTATCGCCAAACGCGCCCGTAAATACTTCTTAGGCCTTACTACAATTTCGCAAGATGTAGATGACTTCTTGAGCTCGAGAATGGGGCGGGCAGTGGTGGCCAACTCATCGCTGCAGCTGCTGCTTAAACAAGCGCCGTCTTCGATCGATATCGTGGGCGAAACATTCAAGTTGACTAGTGAAGAGAAGGCTAGGTTAACCCAATTCCCGGTGGGGGAGGGGCTGTTTTTTGCCGGCCTAAACCACGTCATAATCCGTATTCTGGCCTCTCAAACCGAAACCCAGCTGATTACCACCAACCCGCAACAGCTGGCGGCCCAGAAACTGGCACAAGGCGCCCAGCCCGAATCGGCCGCTCCTACTCCTGCCCCTATACCAGAACCGCCAACAACCGCCCAAGCCATAGAGGCGCCGCCACTGACAGGAGAATAG